A stretch of Nilaparvata lugens isolate BPH chromosome 12, ASM1435652v1, whole genome shotgun sequence DNA encodes these proteins:
- the LOC111059112 gene encoding uncharacterized protein LOC111059112 (The sequence of the model RefSeq protein was modified relative to this genomic sequence to represent the inferred CDS: added 45 bases not found in genome assembly), with amino-acid sequence MLKKSIFLVLIPIFSSNVGIVIGGPQVDWLKLIADNVRKSDPGMVPEPLKETSPQAYQDIDEAPKVVGTLLKEPGLLSRLKSNAMELLANDKGNTDGEEVHQDFFNKPIALFDKIKFTVAEEPLKDEENHEATPNQDGNSTSLLEELASSTGKITDIDKDSVRKITENNENLSILEKLESSSAEDHLDRIGNHGKLVELSTNLTAPASNLENIKLEGIEKLTEDIAEDHHAGLGNAGKVLDSSSILKIPLSILRNLKSESFEGFAKDKDLKNGDKSSHINNSLTLFDGMKPLSNETLENVFKAQEIENITSIVGDKSSIVHNSLESSAKQLGLSGDKVDVENSTDFGKHSRLLGNLKDSTDKAVGGTDGLGSSFRIFKDSSGLNFGKPGPGLKDKGEEENGKNENETKEEKPKENINESQNAKKIPTNWDINVNIFDKLKSKEADEEVRQDSYEDDEKNFPKLEESSNEKNIFSLQDLRVFSASDIDFKIGSKMNEQKDDMKNNSTQIDSDDKDV; translated from the exons ATGTTAAAAAAATCCATCTTCCTTGTCTTGATTCCAATATTTTCTTCGAATGTTGGTATCGTAATAGGTGGACCGCAAGTTGATTGGTTGAAATTGATAGCTGATAATGTGAGGAAGAGTGATCCCGGAATGGTTCCGGAACCATTGAAAGAAACCTCTCCACAGGCATATCAAGATATAGATGAAG CTCCTAAGGTTGTTGGAACACTTCTAAAAGAACCAGGACTGCTCAGCAGACTGAAATCAAATGCAATGGAACTCCTCGCAAATGACAAGGGAAACACTGATGGAGAAGAAGTTCATCAAGATTTCTTCAATAAACCTATAGCATTGTTCGACAAGATCAAGTTCACGGTGGCTGAGGAGCCATTGAAGGATGAAGAAAATCATGAGGCTACTCCGAACCAGGATGGAAACAGCACATCACTCTTAGAAGAGTTAGCAAGTAGCACAGGAAAAATCACAGACATAGACAAAGATAGTGTcagaaaaattacagaaaacaatgaaaatttgTCAATTTTGGAGAAATTGGAATCTTCTTCAGCTGAAGATCATCTTGACCGGATAGGAAATCATGGAAAGCTTGTGGAACTTTCAACGAACTTGACTGCACCAGCatcaaatttggaaaatattaaattggAAGGTATTGAAAAATTGACAGAAGATATTGCTGAAGATCATCATGCGGGATTGGGGAATGCTGGGAAGGTGTTAGATTCttcatcaattttgaaaatcccACTATCAATCTTGAGGAATCTCAAATCTGAAAGTTTTGAAGGTTTTGCAAAAGATAAGGACTTGAAAAATGGTGACAAATCTTCTCATATCAACAATAGTTTGACGTTATTTGACGGTATGAAACCTCTCTCCAATGAAACTCTAGAGAACGTCTTTAAAGCTCAGGAAATTGAGAACATCACTTCAATAGTCGGAGATAAGTCGTCGATAGTTCATAATAGTTTAGAATCATCTGCAAAACAGTTAGGTCTCTCAGGTGATAAAGTAGATGTTGAGAACAGTACAGACTTTGGAAAACATTCAAGGTTATTGGGGAATTTGAAAGATAGTACTGATAAAGCTGTGGGAGGAACTGATGGTTTGGGAAGCTCTTTCAGAATCTTTAAAGATTCTTCTGGTTTGAATTTTGGAAAGCCTGGACCAGGATTGAAAGATAAGGGAGAAGAGGAGAATGGaaagaatgaaaatgaaacaaaagaAGAGAAGCCGAAAGAGAACATCAATGAATCTCAAAATGCCAAAAAAATTCCAACAAACTGGGATATCAATGTCAATATATTCGACAAACTTAAATCAAAAGAAGCTGATGAGGAAGTCAGACAAGACAGTTATGAAGATGATGAGAAGAATTTTCCAAAATTAGAAGAATCTTCAAatgagaaaaacattttttcactTCAGGACTTGCGAGTATTTTCAGCGTCTGATATTGATTTTAAGATAGGTAGTAAAATGAATGAACAAAAAGATGAT